One Miscanthus floridulus cultivar M001 chromosome 11, ASM1932011v1, whole genome shotgun sequence DNA window includes the following coding sequences:
- the LOC136492425 gene encoding pectinesterase inhibitor 10-like, translating into MVDLDPTSSPAVDSAPSSSPVMDPAPTSSPAVDLAPSWFLVADLAPSSSPTMNPTSSYSLMVDLAPTSSLMVDPASTSFTAVDPAPSSTTALSVPESG; encoded by the coding sequence ATGGTGGATCTAGACCCCACCTCCTCCCCAGCGGTAGATtcggccccctcctcctcccctgtGATGGATCCGGCCCCCACTTCATCCCCAGCGGTAGATCTGGCCCCCTCCTGGTTCCTGGTGGCGGATTTGGCCCCCTCCTCATCCCCGACGATGAATCCGACATCCTCCTACTCCCTGATGGTGGATCTGGCCCCCACCTCCTCCTTGATGGTGGATCCAGCCTCCACCTCCTTCACGGCGGTGGATCCAGCACCCTCCTCCACGACGGCGCTCTCAGTGCCTGAATCTGGTTGA